In Fragaria vesca subsp. vesca linkage group LG5, FraVesHawaii_1.0, whole genome shotgun sequence, the genomic stretch CTGATCTTGAATTCTAACTCAGTTGGATGGAACGAAGTCTAACTCATTTGGATGTTTGGGCTCATGTTGATGGAACAATTCTTGAGCTATCATTACCCTTGTGCTAACAATTCTTGAGCTATCATAACCCTTGTGCTCATTTTCCTTCTTGTTTGAACATAGAAAAACCTGGGTTTTCATTCTAGGTATCACATTGATCATTCCAGAAAAGTTTGAGGACTGTTGATGTGGTTATCTGCTGACAAGAAATATTTTTGGTGGGTCTCATGTGAGATACGTCATCAAACAAACAACGTCATGACCGAAAATGGCCTCAGGTCTTTCGTCGGTGGCGAAATTTTCTCAAAGTTAAATCTAATACTAATACTAATAAAATTTGTTACGGAATGAATTAATTGAATATTGTTCATATTATGTTATTTCAATCTATCATAAACAATTCCCTGCTGTTCTTTTTCCCCTAAATTTGGCATAATTTTGTAGATGCAAAGCGCTTGATTGGTAGGAGATTCAGTGATTCCTCTGTTCAAAATGATATGAAGCTCTGGCCATTCAAGGTCATTGAAGGTGGCTATGACAAGCCAATGATCTTGGTTACACACCAGGACAAAGAGAAACTATTTGCTGCTGAAGAAATTTCATCTATGATTCTCACAAAGATGCGTGAATAGCTGAAAAGTATCTGGACTCGACTGTGGAAAATGCAGTTATAACTGTCCCCGCTTACTTCAATAACTCAGAGCGTGAGGCTACAAAAGATGCTGGAGTCAATGCAGGTCTGAAGGTGATGCGCATTATCAATGAACTGACAGCAGCTGCTATTGCTTATGGCCTTGAGAAACAGGCTGGTTGGTATGGCAAGAGAAATGTGATGATATTCGATTTGGGTGGTGGCACACTAGATGTATCACTGCTTACAATAGGGGATGGTGTCTTTGAAGTGAAGGCAACCGCAGGAGATATGCATCTTGGGGGCGAAGACATTGATAACAATATGGTGAACTTTTGTGCTGAGCGATTCAAGACCAAGCATAATTTGGATGTCAGTAAAAACCCCAAAGCTATTAGGAAGTTAAGAAATTCTTGTGAGAAGGCCAAAAGGAGACTGTCATTTGCATCCACGATAGACCTTGAAATTGACTGTTTGGATCAGGGCATCGATTTCTTTATAACAATTACCCGTGCCAAGTTTGAACAACTGAACATGGATTTCTTCAACAAATGTATGGAGCCGGTGGACATGTGTTCGAGGGATGCTGATATAGAGATAAGTAATGTTCATGACGATTCTTAAGGTGAAGGAACTATTAGGGAATGTCTTCCAGGGGAAGAAGCTGTGCCAGAGTATTAATCCGGATGAAGCGGTTGCATATGGCGCTGCTGTTTATGCTGCAGTCTTGAGTGGGAAAGGAGATGGTAAATTACAAGACTTCACTCTCTTAGATGTTACCCCTGTCCCACTTGGAGTGAAGCTTAGAGACAATATCATGCAAATTGTGCTTCCAAGAAACACCAAAGTTCCTGTAATTAAGAACTGGCGTTTAACTCCTGGGTATGACAACGAAGTTAATGTCAATTTCGGCATTTATGAGGGGGAGAGTGAAACCGGCCACTATAGAAAATAACTTTCTGGGTGAATTTCTGCTCTGCAATATTCCTCCAGCTCGTGAGGGTGTTGTTCAATGTCTGCTTCAATATCGATGCCAATGGTATCTTGAGTATTTCTGCTGAGGACAAGTCTACTGGTCAGTAGAATGGTGTCACAATCAACAGTAACAGAACAACTTTTGAGGGAATTGAGAAGATGAGCTAAGAGATAATCATTTTTGTGTATCTTTTGATCTTCAACAGCTGTAGCATTGTAATTTGATAAAGTTATAAGCCTCTATTTTGAGACGGTTCTGTAATTCTGTTGATGGAAAATCTGGTTAAGTGTGGTAGCTGAGGGGTAGGGCTTTACTTGTTTGATAACTTTTTTCGTGATCACATACATGCTGTTCATTCTGTATGAACATTGAACTTAATTCAGTACTTGCGAGCTTCCTCATCTAGCACCCCAGACCAACCTTAAACTTCAAATCAGTCGTTAAAAGCTTCTTCATCATCTCTGCCACTAATTTGGGGGGTGTTTTTATCTTCATTGTGAATACCAATCCGGTGCAAATTTAGATTTCCAAATCATAATGGGAATCCAATTTGTAATAATACTAACTAATAGATATAACCCTAAACCTAATCAAACCCGAATTGCACCTACTAAAACCCTGTCAAAATATCTCCTTCACGTAGGAACGTATAGATATATATAGATATGAATGAGACTATACACAGATAGAAATAGATATGAATGAGACTATACACGATGATCATTATAAGGTTCTTGGTTTGTCGTCCGGCGAGAAAGGCTCTAAGCTCACAGAGAAACAGATCAAAAGGGCTTACCTCGCCAAGGCTTTGGAGTTGCACCCGGACAAGAGCCGTAAAAGTGATCCCCAAGCTAATACCGACTTCCAAAGACTCCATTAATCCTATGCGATTCTCACGAATGAAAGTTGCCGCAAAGAGTTCGACAAAACCCTTAGAGATCAAAGACAGAAGGAACTGCGCCAATCGGAGCGCGATCCCAAGCGACAGAAGATGGTTTCTGATCTTGAAGCAAGAGAACGAGCTGCAAAGTTTGACAGGGATGCCAGAGTTAGACAAGAAAAAGAAGAGAGAATGAAGAGGAAGTTAGATGAAGAGTGTGCTAGGTATAGACGTCGAAGATCACTTTTACAACCAGTTGTACAGAAGATGGCAGCGGCCCCGACACCTGAGAAGAATGATGAACCTGATCGAGTTAATAATTTGGTCGGTGTTGGCTTTCGAACATTTGAAGATGAAGTTTTGAAGAAGTTAGCAAAGGCTGGGCAGCAGCAAAAACTTGATAAACAAGGTGTATAAAAATATGCTTTCTGCTTAATCCTTTTGAGTTTTTGATTATGTATTATGTTAATTTATAGGTCTACCCATTTTGTTAATGAATTTGTGATGCATTTAGCTTGCTCTTTTCAGTTACATGTCTTTCATGGCTATTTTGAATATATATGCCCTCAAGAACTTGTATAGAAAACATGGAGGCAAAGACTAGCTTGTCAAATTTGCAGGTTTTTGTTTTGTGGTATGTGAGGTAACTGCATCCATACAAACTTCTATTAGCTGTGTACTTCTGCTTCATTCATGGACTTTGTCAAATTACTCTAGTCCTCGAGACAAGAAAGTTTGGGGAGTGAAGCTTCTTCATCTTGTTCATGTCCAATCTATCTGCAAAGTTGCAGATGCAGAGGAATGCAAAATCATGTATGAACTAGCAGCCGCTTAATCAGCGGTTGAACATTGAAGCATTCGACTGTCCAACATTATGTAATGTTGATTGTTCACTTGCTTATTAAACTTTTGCATCGTGCGGAAGACGATGAGGACCATATATATGTATAACAGATTAGGGAACTGGTTACATCATATACTACCTACCTCTTAAGAATCTGTAATGTGCCAAAAACATTATATACTCTGCCTCTAGGCAAGGGCAACAACCTTAGTGGGAACTGGGAAGTTCCTCAATTTGTCATGAATATGATGCTAAAAAATCACCAATTATAAATCAGAGGCTAATGTCTTTGAGACATGAAAATTTGGAGACGTTGGCAAACCGTTTGTTACCTAATTTTCTTAGTTCTGTATATGTTAGTATGTTACTGTCATGGACTTACAATTTCTTGTACTGCAAAAGAAATTTGGATACGAAGCTTCTTCACAACTTGGACTACTAGGCTATCAAATTTTGGAATAAACGTATGAATGAACGAACCTATGACAGTATTGATCTTCACGCCTCAGAAACTCAGAAACAAATTCATGACCTCTCTGGCAATGTCAAACTTCTTAATCAAAGCATTTCATTATCTTCAAACACATTCTTCATAATTAAACATAAACATTTCAAGTCAAGGAAGAACTTGCATTACGCGATAGTTCTACATCAGCGCCTAAATTAAAGTACTAAACACACATGAAATTGAAACACAACACAGTTAGGCTAATGACTTGGGCCAATAATAGCCAGAAGAAAATCCCTGTAATTCCCAGAAGTCTCAGACTTCACAGCATCACCCAAACTCTTGCCATACTTCTTCCGATACTCGGCCTTTATATACTGCAAATCAATCTCAGCCCTCGATACAATCACCCTCACAAGTGTACTATCATCCGTCCCCAATCCCTTCATCGATTTATGCAAAACCTTCGCGAAATACCTCCCAGGATGCTCAGCACACTGCAGAATCGTCACCAGCCCATGTTCGAAAAGCCCCGACGTCTCCTTCTTCACAGCTTTCTTCAAAGAAGTCCCGTACATGTTGTGATAAGCAGCACTCACAGCATTCAAATGCGCACTGCTCCTCCCACTGAAAATCTCAATGAACTTCCTCTCATCCGTCCCCAGCTTCTTCTCCCCTGCTTTATACAGAGCCTTCGCGTCTTTGTCCACCATGTACCTATCAAAATCAAGACCTTCATATCTCGGCGTGGCCACGTAAGCAAGAAGCAGGTTCTTGTGATCTCCGGAAGCTTGAAGTTCGATGTCATGCTCGAGATAAGAACCGAACATCTGAAAGTAGACTTGTTTGAACTGCATGATCTGGGTGGATGTTCGAGAGCAGATGACTTCAGTTGCGGCGCGGAGATCGATGAGGTTGGGGCCGGTGAGGGCTTCACGGACGATTGTGGCGTCGCGGGTGGGAGGGTCGTGGGTCCAGAGAAGGAGGGCTTTCTTGGTATTTCCACTGAGCTCGGAGGAGAGGCGGTGGTTGAGGTCCTCGTGGTACATGGTGCGGTACTCGTGCTTGATGTAGGCGCGTTGGGTGGAGTCGCGGTGGGCGAGGATGTTGATGACGGTGTCCTTGTCGCAGCCGAAGCCTTTGAAGGCTTTGTGGAGGAGGATGGCGTCGTCTCTTGGGGAGGATAGGACTGGTGGGACGGTCAAAGAAGACATTGTACGTTGTTGATGGAAGAAATGGAAGAAGCCCAATTTGTGATTGAGAAAACAAAAGCAAGGGAAGCTGGTAAGAGGAGGAGAAGATGAAGAGCTCAGAGAGGTGATGTGGAGTCTATCCAAATGACTTTATAGTAGGAAGAAGCAGCGGTCCATCTTTGAAGAAGAAAGAAGAGAAAAAGAGGCAATGTGGCAGATTGGGATGTTTCCGCCGCGTACCTTGTTTTTTTTTTTTAATTAAACGCGTAATTTTATTTATTTATTTTAATTCAAATAAACAACTCGGATACAACAACGAGTCGATTTCACGACCTCTCACTCATCTCACTCATAAAAGGAGACTCATGTCACTAGACCAAATGATATTAGGCGTTTAAACGCGTAAAATTAATTATTTTTTTTACGAAATTAAGAATATTTACTGTACGAATCGATAACAGTACTTCAAATGTTGATAACTAATATTAAAACGAACACTGGTTTTACGGTTTTACTTAACTGAATTGAATGTTTACTTTTTCTTCTTATGGTTCCAAAAAACTGATGTCGTCTAATCTCTCATTATTTTTTAAAATTAAAAACCGGCAGCCAGTATGCCAGGATGAATGAGATGCGGTAGCAGACCGCAAAACCTCTTGGACTGAATCCAACTCCTACCGGTATGTTCATACCAACAGAGGTGAAGCTGCCTCTTGTTTCTATGCCAGATGGATGCCCGCCAACTAAACAGAATGTGGCCGAGAAGCTAAGGGGCAGGCCATTCAAAGATAAGAACTAGTCCAGTACCCTTTTTGTCTATGTAGAATAAGTCCCCAGTACTTTATATTTCTTATCCCTACCGTGAAGAGCCAAGGAAAAAGAATGTAGTTTTCTTAGTTTTATTAAGAAATTCGGCTCACTTAATTATGTGAGCACTTGTGGTTTTAATGGATGGTACAGTCCTATGTATCTTGCATGTCTTCAATTGCCCCGGAGGACTGTATGTAACGACCATTATTTTGAATGTGATACAAGAATAAACTACGGGTAAATTAGGTAGTTCAAACCAAATGTCACAAGATATTAATGACTTATTGTATTTGTTAAATGATGCGTGTTAAATTATAATGGATTTGTATAGATTCTTGATAACATTTTAGGATGTCCTCTTGTTTATTGTAATACAAGGTTTATGCTGTATGACCTTTGGATTTCTTAAGCGTAAATGAGTTTTTTTATATTAAAAAAAAAAACGTAAATGAGTTTGGGAGAAAATTTGGTGAATATTTATTTTGACCTTTATTTCGTGAAAAACATGTCCAATACGTTCATTTACTGCATAATTGTCTCTTTCTTTTCTTTCTGTGTGATTTATTGATCTTCTACAAAGTAGCTAGAGATTCCTTGACCTAAGAGCATCTCCAGCAACATTGATAAATTGAAAAAAATTAGAGATTTATCAATTTTTAAATGAATATTTGCTCCAGCAGTATACTTAAGAAATTGATAAATTTAGAAATTGATAGAGAAAATTGATAAATTTATCAATCTTTGGGAGACAATTAACTAAAACTTAGCTAATGTATACAATTTAGCAATACTGCTGGGAGTAAAAGTTCAAAAATTGCTGTTGTAAATCTAAATGTTGATAAATTTAACAATAAATTTAACAGTACTGCTGGAGATGCTCTAATGAATACATTCACCAACTTTTAGGTTAGAATTTAAAGTCATGTTTCAATTATCAAATATCCATGATGGAAGCCTTTCTAATGAGGACCCTTAAAAGTTAAGGACTTTTCGGCTTATCTTACATTTCGATCTTATATCCACATCTTGACCGTTCAGTTTATAGGTATTTATGAGTAGATCATTTCTCTAAATTTTCAGCTATATTGAAAATTGTTAAGGCATTCATAAGTGTGATTTATCAATTATGAACTTGAACGGTTCATATTTAACAGATTTGGTTCATTCATTAATTTGATCTAGTTTGTTATCTTAACAAACACTAATTTGGCTGAAATTTTGTAGAAATGATTTACTCATATAAACTTAAAACTGAACAGATGAGATATCAAAATATGATCGAAAAATAGGTTTTTTAAACCATAAACCGAAAAGTCTTCAACTACTCATTGGATCAGTTGTTAGCCCGAAACTGGAACTTCATTATTGAAGTAGCACAAATAAATCAGTCTGCCAGCTTCATCCTTCTGAGGATGCTCACGATAATGATGATTTTAAAAGCAATTAAGTAAATATTTAGATCAATTCATTTTGCTTTGATCGTATGGTATTTCAAATGGAGAAGAAAGCTCTTAACTTGGCAATGGAGGAAAAAAACAGAACACTATATGGTTTGTATCTTCGGTTATCACAGTTTCCCCTCTGCTCTAGCGGCCAGTTGCACAAGGGTTGTCCTTATTTCCTTTCAGAAAGCCAACCTACAGTAGCAAATCAATCAAAAATATCTACCACACCAGACAGTAAGCCTTTCCATTTTGAATGAATGTTATACTGGTAAGTAGGATGCAGCAAATGATCAAATATTTGAGTTGAATGGTCATCAATTTCACTCTGCGTCAGTGAGAATTACAACCATCACAGTCTCAGGTGTTAGCTATTTTTGAATAACTAACATGTACCATCTCACCAACACCTGAATGAAATTATACAAACTCAGACGACACAGAAAGACCAATAAGTTTAGAGTCTGGTGAAACCTTAAAATGCCGGTACCGCGATACGCAGCAGCAAAAATGAGACACAATCGACATAACATTATCTGCCGATGGACCAATGTTGTGCTAATTTCATAAAGGAAAGCTTGCCCCTTATAAGCACAGTAACACAAAATGATGCATTCATCCTCAGCGAACAAAATGACATTCATTAAGGGCCATGTACCAGAACACAGTCACATGGCCTAGAATTATTTATATTATATATGCACACCTGAATCACTCATATTTAGCACACAAAATCACCACTTGTTTCAGGACCTCCAACATCAGCTTCATCAAGAGCCATGCTGCTACCAGTGAGATGCCTACTGACAGTTCGGACTTTTAAAGGTCTTCTTGCCTCTTGTATTATAGACTGAACTTCTTCAACACTCTGGACTGGATTGTTCATCTCATTGCTTTCCCAACTTCCTCCTTCCATCATTTCCATAGGTAAGTTCTTTACAAACCAAGGATGGCTCTTGATTTCAGGGATTGTTATTCTCTGCAAAGATAGATGCAGTATGACCCTTATGAGAAAGGGAAAGGAAAACTGAAAGTAACTGCTCATATACCAGCATAACAATAACTGGTTACAAGATAACTAATAATTTTGTTTGTCTCTTTGATAGAATGTGGAAACAATATCATCTGATTAATAATTGTAAACATCTAGCAGCTCATCACCAAAAATAATCTGTACCTACATTACCTTTTCTGGGTTTGCCACAAATATTTTAGAAAACAGGTGTCTACATTCCCGGGAAACTGCAACATTCTGTGGGATTGAGTAGTGTACACTAAGGATGCGCTGCCACGAGACATGTAAAACATTACAACTCTCAGAAACGAGGGGAGAAGTGAAACGGTTCTGATGCCACTCACCCGAATTGTTTTTGTAAAGTTTATAGGATCCTGAGGATCTTCAAAGGGATATGCCCCAACAATCATGACAAATAAGGTGACTCCACAAGACCAGACATCTGAAATCTATATATTGTCTAAGATTAGATAAAAAAAAAAAGAAGCTCAAAGTGTGCAATAGCAAACACTAGTGTCCATGAAATACACAAGAGCTTGCACTCACCTTTCCATCATATTTTTTTCTAGATAGGACTTCAGGTGCAATATAATTTGGTGTTCCCACAACAGATTTTGGTTGAGATTGAAGTAGCGACTACAACAACAAAGCGAACCATTATTCAACATCCCATCTAACTGAAACCCCAAAATTGAAATATCATAGGTTCTGCGAAATACCTTTGAGTATCCGAAATCGCAAATTTTCACACGTGGTGTTGTGCCACCATCTAAGAGTGAATTTTCAAGCTTAAGATCTCTATGACATATATGCTGCAAGAATGACTCTGTTCCTTACTAAACGTCAACCAAGGAGAAATACAACATATTAGCTGAAGAGTGCCAATTTGTACTTACCATTGTATGACAGTACTTAAGTCCTGATATCAATTGCTGGAAGAAAAACCTTGCCTGATACAAGGATATGTAAGTTATTGTTATATTATTAACTATTGCAAACTAAAAAGTACTTCAATACATAAAGATGGATCTTTTGTTTCTTTTCCTGGATAGTAAAGTAAAATAAAGTTAGGACTGATTCCATTTATAGGGGCCACTATAAAACTCACCCCTGTGGAAATTATTTTACCTCATCCTCACTAAATCTACCAGCCTTGCATATTCTTTCATACAGTTCTCCTCCTGCAGCATACTCCATTACTATACCTAGATGAGTTGGCGTCAGCAGGACCTGGATGAAAGACACCTCAAAACTCTTAAAACACCAATCTATCAGCATTAGCCTCCATTCCATATGAACAAAGAGTGGAAGAAGTAAAGATCAAATCTTTAATATAGGTATTTTGCTCCTCTACAAATGATTTCAGCAACCAATTTAAGCATAAATGACCATACTTGATTATACAATGCTCAAGGGAAACCGATAAAGAACATAGCATCAGTATCTGTCAATGGCAAAGAAAAGAAACATGCAATATAAGGGAAGAAGCAGAATCATTACTAATATTAGTCACTTGCTCATGAACATTCAGAAAATTCAATACTTTTTACTAACCTCTTTGAATTCAACAATATTGGGGTGCTTCAAGGATCTGTGGTTCATTATTTCCCTTTGCACATTTTCATCTATCTGCAAAACCCAGAACAATAAAATAAAATAAAATAAAATGATAAAGAATACCCAGAAAACCCAGCGGTGAAGAAATATGATGAAGAAGCAAGCAAACCTTCTTGCCTCTCTCAATCAACTTGACAGCATATAGTTCTCCGCTACACTTCTCTCTGACCAACTTTGTGACCGCAAAATTCCCAGCTCCGATATCCTTCAAAATCTCATACCTCTCCATAAAATCCAAAACTCACAAGAGTCTTAATTCTTTGTTAAACACCAACTTGCATGAATAATTAGTCTAACCGCAAAAGGGTGTTTAGGCTTAGGCTAATTTGGGAGTTAGAGAGTGAGAGGTTTTCGACCTTAAAAGGAAAATACAGGTGAGTTGAGTCGGTAGATATTTTCGTGTTGGGTGAGGGGTGTTGTGGACAAATCTGTATTCTTGTATTCTTTCTTTTTTTAAGTATTGGAAATAATTTAGAGCCGCAGAGAGTTGAGAAATTGATTGACTCGTGCAATGTGCGACAAAATGTTGTGGCTGTTAAGGACAGCGAGAGCATTGAAAAAGAAGAAGATCATCATCATCATGTGAGGCCATGCAAGTTGCAGATCCAGTTTTTACCGCGCGACATAAAAACAATTCTGTCATTCTTTTCGGCCTGGTCTTTACCATATCTGGTGGGGCCGTGGGGGTGCCGCTACTAATCATGGTGTCGCAGCTCCACTGTTGCACATTTTGCACAAGGCTGGGTTCTTGGCGCATACTCCATTATGTAATGCGTGTGAATTCTCACTTTACAATCGAGTAAAGGGTAATGTAGATGAGCTTTTAATAAGGGATTGGTTACATGTTTTTTGTTTTGAGAAAATTTTAAGAGCGGCACATTGACAAATGGTGTACTCTCAATTTTAATGTTTCAAGTTTCAAAACAATAAAAATGGTATAATACGTTTAAAAACCGGCACACTTTTAACATATTCTGTCAATAACACTGTTAACACTATGTAATTTCTCATTTTTCAAACTGTGGTTTTGGGTTTTCTTTATTCTCTCTTTCTTTATATTATGTTTTTTTATTTCTATTTATATATTTTTTTAATCTTGTAAATTCAGACCATATATTCTCAAAGACTTTGCTATTTTCCCCTTACCTGATTTCTTTGTTTACTATTCGTTGTATTTGTAAGTTACTGGGTTTGGTTTTAATGAAAGGCTCATATTCATCCTAATCAATACCTTTTTTTTTTGTCGGTGAGCCGTGGTTTGGTTGGTTAAGGTGTTTAACTGACAACTTTGAGGTCATGGGTTCAAACCTCATTGACATATGTAGGGTGTGTGAGTTATTAATAAAACGTTTTTTAAAAAAAAAAA encodes the following:
- the LOC101295820 gene encoding uncharacterized protein LOC101295820; amino-acid sequence: MNETIHDDHYKVLGLSSGEKGSKLTEKQIKRAYLAKALELHPDKSQFDKTLRDQRQKELRQSERDPKRQKMVSDLEARERAAKFDRDARVRQEKEERMKRKLDEECARYRRRRSLLQPVVQKMAAAPTPEKNDEPDRVNNLVGVGFRTFEDEVLKKLAKAGQQQKLDKQGV
- the LOC101299866 gene encoding annexin D5-like yields the protein MSSLTVPPVLSSPRDDAILLHKAFKGFGCDKDTVINILAHRDSTQRAYIKHEYRTMYHEDLNHRLSSELSGNTKKALLLWTHDPPTRDATIVREALTGPNLIDLRAATEVICSRTSTQIMQFKQVYFQMFGSYLEHDIELQASGDHKNLLLAYVATPRYEGLDFDRYMVDKDAKALYKAGEKKLGTDERKFIEIFSGRSSAHLNAVSAAYHNMYGTSLKKAVKKETSGLFEHGLVTILQCAEHPGRYFAKVLHKSMKGLGTDDSTLVRVIVSRAEIDLQYIKAEYRKKYGKSLGDAVKSETSGNYRDFLLAIIGPSH
- the LOC101300148 gene encoding serine/threonine-protein kinase SAPK2-like — encoded protein: MERYEILKDIGAGNFAVTKLVREKCSGELYAVKLIERGKKIDENVQREIMNHRSLKHPNIVEFKEVLLTPTHLGIVMEYAAGGELYERICKAGRFSEDEARFFFQQLISGLKYCHTMHICHRDLKLENSLLDGGTTPRVKICDFGYSKSLLQSQPKSVVGTPNYIAPEVLSRKKYDGKISDVWSCGVTLFVMIVGAYPFEDPQDPINFTKTIRRILSVHYSIPQNVAVSRECRHLFSKIFVANPEKRITIPEIKSHPWFVKNLPMEMMEGGSWESNEMNNPVQSVEEVQSIIQEARRPLKVRTVSRHLTGSSMALDEADVGGPETSGDFVC